The following proteins are co-located in the Cupriavidus pauculus genome:
- the phaZ gene encoding poly(3-hydroxyalkanoate) depolymerase: protein MTVSGASVDAGHRMQIQTVDLDGQMLRAGVRPGHDAGPPLLIFNGIGANLELLAPFVDALDGVEVIIFDVPGAGGSPAPLLPYRLSNLCVMADKLLARLGYAGQVDVLGVSWGGALAQEFAHLYPARCRRLVLAATSPGVLMVPGRLSVLSKMIGARRYTDPDYLRRVGADIYGGAFRTDPSLLDEHGHHMQPPRGRGYVYQLLATWGWSSLLWLGSLVQPTLVLHGSDDPIVPVVNARILASRIRDAALHVFEDGHLFLLTRAAEAAPMVLRFLRA, encoded by the coding sequence ATGACAGTTTCAGGTGCCAGCGTCGATGCTGGCCACAGGATGCAAATCCAGACGGTAGACCTCGATGGACAGATGCTGCGCGCAGGCGTTCGGCCCGGCCACGATGCCGGGCCGCCGCTGTTGATCTTCAATGGCATCGGCGCCAACCTTGAGCTGCTGGCGCCGTTTGTCGACGCGCTGGACGGCGTGGAAGTGATCATTTTCGATGTGCCCGGCGCCGGCGGCTCGCCCGCGCCGCTGCTGCCGTACCGGCTGTCCAACCTGTGCGTGATGGCCGACAAGCTGCTGGCCCGCCTGGGCTATGCCGGCCAGGTGGACGTGCTGGGCGTGTCGTGGGGCGGGGCGCTGGCGCAGGAGTTCGCGCACCTGTATCCCGCGCGCTGCCGCCGGCTGGTGCTGGCGGCGACGTCGCCGGGGGTGCTGATGGTGCCGGGCCGGCTGTCGGTACTTTCGAAGATGATCGGCGCGCGCCGCTACACCGATCCCGACTATCTGCGGCGTGTGGGCGCCGACATCTACGGCGGCGCCTTCCGCACGGATCCATCGTTGCTGGATGAACACGGCCACCACATGCAGCCGCCGCGCGGCCGTGGCTACGTCTATCAGCTACTGGCGACCTGGGGATGGAGCAGCCTGCTGTGGCTGGGATCGCTGGTGCAGCCCACGCTGGTGCTGCACGGTAGCGACGACCCCATCGTGCCCGTGGTCAACGCCAGAATCCTGGCGTCCCGCATTCGCGATGCGGCGCTGCATGTCTTCGAGGATGGACACCTGTTCCTGCTGACGCGCGCTGCCGAAGCGGCACCGATGGTGCTGCGCTTCCTGCGCGCCTGA